A portion of the Gammaproteobacteria bacterium genome contains these proteins:
- a CDS encoding ABC transporter ATP-binding protein yields MSMLYHLEGVVKIRVDNHFEFRLNIPDLKIYKGEKIALIGVSGSGKSTLLDILAMVLSPSSTQLFHFTSPAGTTFDLKKIWQQHDQNQLSDLRREHIGYILQTGGLLPFLTVRQNIMLPRTLLGVADDQSIEFMADVLGIKRQLDKRPGALSVGERQRVAIARTLAHHPSIVFADEPTASLDPINAAKTMTLLTELIDVLDITMIIASHDWQYMEKLGLRCLKQTFEQSHDGTLIESTFTG; encoded by the coding sequence ATGTCGATGCTGTATCACCTTGAAGGGGTTGTGAAAATCCGTGTTGATAATCACTTTGAATTTCGGCTCAATATTCCAGACCTTAAAATTTATAAAGGTGAAAAAATTGCCTTAATTGGTGTCAGTGGCAGCGGTAAAAGTACTTTGTTGGATATTCTGGCAATGGTGCTGAGCCCTTCAAGCACTCAACTGTTTCACTTTACATCGCCTGCAGGGACGACCTTTGACCTGAAAAAAATTTGGCAGCAGCATGACCAGAACCAGTTGAGTGATCTACGTCGTGAACATATCGGTTATATTTTACAAACGGGTGGGTTGTTGCCATTTTTGACCGTACGGCAAAACATCATGTTACCACGTACTTTATTAGGCGTTGCTGATGACCAGTCTATTGAATTTATGGCAGATGTTTTGGGAATCAAGCGACAGCTGGATAAACGTCCCGGTGCACTCTCTGTTGGAGAGCGGCAACGTGTCGCCATTGCACGAACATTAGCCCACCATCCCTCAATTGTTTTCGCAGATGAGCCAACAGCATCACTCGACCCCATAAATGCAGCTAAAACAATGACACTGCTCACTGAGTTGATTGATGTGCTGGATATCACCATGATTATTGCCAGCCATGACTGGCAATATATGGAAAAGCTGGGGCTGCGCTGTTTAAAACAGACATTCGAGCAGAGTCATGATGGCACATTAATCGAGTCAACATTTACAGGGTGA